From the Streptomyces syringium genome, one window contains:
- a CDS encoding N-acyl-D-amino-acid deacylase family protein, whose amino-acid sequence MLDHLIRRATVVDGTGAPPFVADVGIEDGRIAVVGTTAVVGGRVNRRARTEEDARGLVLAPGFIDPHTHYDAQLFWDPYATPSMSHGVTTVVGGNCGFTLAPLHPGRPADADYTRRMMSKVEGMSLTALEEGAPWTWSSFGEYLDALDGRIAVNAGFMVGHCALRRHVMGPAAVGGRPDAQQSKQLLTLLHEAMDAGAWGLSTTQSSTHTDGDGRPVASRHALPEELLALSRAVGEHEGTQIEAIVAGCLDRFADEEIDLLVGMTATAGRPLNWNVLTIDAAVPERVPRQLAASARARAAGGRIVALTMPILTPMNMSLGTFCALNLIPGWGETLALPVPRRIARLREASVRAELLRCAHSEEAGVFRRLTDFGRYVIGDTYAKENEGLTGRVVRDIAAERGTDPFTCLVDICAADELRTVLWPMPTDNDPASWELRRRTWEHEDVLLGGSDAGAHLDRMCGAPYTTRFLGDCLRGRKLVPLERAVRMLTDDPARLFGLRGRGRIARGWHADLVLFDPDRIDAGPATLVHDLPGDGPRLDARARGVVSVRVNGVETVRHDVTTGAVPGVVLRSGRDTETVGTTH is encoded by the coding sequence ATGCTCGACCACCTGATCCGGCGCGCCACCGTCGTCGACGGCACCGGGGCACCCCCGTTCGTCGCGGACGTCGGCATCGAGGACGGACGGATCGCGGTGGTCGGCACGACGGCGGTGGTCGGCGGGCGGGTGAACCGCCGGGCGCGGACCGAGGAGGACGCGCGAGGGCTCGTCCTCGCACCGGGGTTCATCGACCCGCACACCCACTACGACGCACAGCTCTTCTGGGACCCCTACGCCACCCCGTCCATGAGCCACGGCGTCACCACCGTCGTCGGCGGCAACTGCGGCTTCACCCTCGCCCCGCTCCACCCCGGCCGCCCCGCGGACGCCGACTACACCCGGCGGATGATGAGCAAGGTCGAGGGCATGTCGCTGACGGCCCTGGAGGAGGGCGCGCCCTGGACCTGGTCGTCCTTCGGCGAGTACCTCGACGCGCTGGACGGCCGGATAGCCGTCAACGCCGGGTTCATGGTGGGGCACTGCGCGCTGCGCCGGCATGTGATGGGCCCCGCGGCCGTGGGCGGCAGGCCCGACGCGCAGCAGTCGAAGCAGCTGCTCACCCTGCTCCACGAGGCGATGGACGCGGGTGCCTGGGGGCTCTCCACGACCCAGTCGAGCACCCACACCGACGGTGACGGCCGGCCCGTGGCCTCCCGGCACGCGCTGCCCGAGGAGCTGCTCGCGCTGTCCCGGGCCGTCGGCGAGCACGAGGGCACCCAGATCGAGGCCATCGTCGCCGGGTGCCTGGACCGGTTCGCGGACGAGGAGATCGACCTCCTGGTGGGGATGACGGCCACCGCCGGCCGCCCGTTGAACTGGAACGTCCTCACCATCGACGCCGCCGTTCCCGAGCGCGTGCCGCGCCAGCTCGCCGCGAGTGCGCGGGCCCGCGCGGCGGGCGGCCGGATCGTCGCGCTGACCATGCCGATCCTGACCCCCATGAACATGTCGCTCGGCACCTTCTGCGCCCTGAACCTCATCCCCGGCTGGGGCGAGACCCTGGCCCTGCCCGTGCCGCGGCGCATCGCCCGCCTGCGCGAGGCGTCCGTCCGGGCGGAGCTGCTGCGGTGCGCGCACAGCGAGGAGGCCGGGGTCTTCCGGCGGCTGACCGACTTCGGGCGGTACGTGATCGGCGATACCTACGCGAAGGAGAACGAGGGCCTGACCGGCCGGGTCGTGCGCGACATCGCCGCCGAGCGCGGCACGGACCCCTTCACGTGCCTGGTCGACATCTGCGCCGCCGACGAGCTGCGCACGGTCCTGTGGCCGATGCCGACGGACAACGACCCCGCCAGCTGGGAGCTGCGGCGGCGCACCTGGGAGCACGAGGACGTGCTGCTCGGCGGCTCGGACGCGGGGGCGCACCTGGACCGGATGTGCGGGGCGCCGTACACGACGCGCTTCCTCGGGGACTGTCTGCGCGGCCGGAAGCTGGTGCCCCTGGAGCGGGCCGTGCGGATGCTGACGGACGACCCGGCGCGGCTGTTCGGGCTGCGCGGCCGCGGCCGGATCGCGCGGGGCTGGCACGCGGACCTCGTGCTCTTCGACCCGGACCGGATCGACGCGGGCCCGGCCACGCTCGTCCACGACCTGCCGGGGGACGGCCCCCGGCTGGACGCCCGGGCGCGCGGGGTGGTCAGCGTCCGCGTGAACGGCGTCGAGACGGTCCGGCACGACGTGACGACCGGCGCGGTGCCCGGGGTGGTGCTGCGGTCGGGACGGGACACGGAGACGGTGGGGACCACCCACTGA
- a CDS encoding APC family permease, whose protein sequence is MVQVHPRPRAGDTVMSVAGSGVDQAGDAGDMRTKGLNGNSVGLLGSAVIGISTVAPVYCLTSTLGPTVGQVGVQMPAVFLAGFLPMLLVAFAYRELNKAIPDCGTSFTWTVRAFGPRVGWMCGWGLVIATIIVLSNLAGVATSFFYLLLGELTGSDALAALDDNRPVHVLTCLVFIAVATAVSYRGMTATKGVQYALVGLQLAVLTVFVAMAVSKARSGDLPGSLDFSWSWMNPFAVQSFAAFTAGLSLSIFMFWGWDACLTVNEETEGSARTPGRAALVAMVVLVGSYLLTAVAAQMFAGVGEQGTGLGNPETSDNVFAALADPVMGTALGVLLFVAVLASAAASLQTTFIPVARTVLAMSTYQALPPSFARIHPRFKSPGLATIAAGVATGVFYAVMSFLSRNVLIDTVYALGLMICFYYSITAFACAWFFRAELRRSARDALFKGVFPVLGGLLLAAVFGKTLYDMWDPSYGSGSSVLGVGSVFVIGVGLLLVGVVIMLVMRRRSPAFFRGEVLTGSTSALVVAD, encoded by the coding sequence ATGGTTCAGGTACATCCACGGCCCCGGGCCGGAGACACGGTAATGAGCGTCGCCGGCAGCGGTGTTGATCAAGCCGGTGACGCGGGAGACATGCGCACCAAGGGGCTCAACGGCAATTCCGTCGGGCTGCTTGGCAGCGCCGTCATCGGCATCTCCACCGTCGCGCCCGTCTACTGTCTGACCTCCACCCTAGGCCCGACCGTCGGCCAGGTCGGCGTGCAGATGCCCGCCGTCTTCCTGGCCGGATTCCTGCCCATGCTGCTCGTCGCCTTCGCCTACCGCGAGCTGAACAAGGCGATACCCGACTGCGGCACCTCGTTCACCTGGACGGTGCGGGCCTTCGGCCCCCGCGTCGGGTGGATGTGCGGCTGGGGCCTGGTCATCGCGACGATCATCGTGCTGTCCAATCTCGCCGGCGTCGCGACCTCCTTCTTCTATCTGCTGCTGGGCGAACTCACCGGCAGCGACGCGCTCGCCGCCCTCGACGACAACCGGCCCGTCCACGTCCTGACCTGCCTGGTCTTCATCGCCGTCGCGACCGCCGTCAGCTATCGCGGCATGACGGCCACCAAGGGCGTGCAGTACGCGCTCGTCGGGCTCCAACTGGCCGTGCTCACCGTGTTCGTCGCGATGGCCGTGTCCAAGGCCCGCTCCGGCGACCTGCCCGGCTCCCTCGACTTCTCGTGGTCGTGGATGAACCCCTTCGCCGTGCAGTCCTTCGCGGCCTTCACCGCCGGACTGTCCCTGTCGATCTTCATGTTCTGGGGCTGGGACGCCTGTCTGACGGTCAACGAGGAGACCGAGGGCAGCGCGAGGACCCCCGGCCGGGCCGCGCTCGTCGCCATGGTCGTCCTCGTCGGCTCGTACCTGCTGACGGCCGTCGCCGCCCAGATGTTCGCCGGCGTCGGCGAGCAGGGCACCGGCCTCGGCAACCCCGAGACCTCCGACAACGTCTTCGCGGCACTCGCCGACCCCGTCATGGGCACGGCACTGGGCGTCCTGCTCTTCGTGGCCGTCCTCGCCTCCGCCGCCGCCAGCCTCCAGACCACCTTCATCCCGGTCGCCCGCACGGTCCTGGCGATGAGCACCTACCAGGCGCTGCCGCCCTCCTTCGCCCGCATCCACCCGCGCTTCAAGTCCCCGGGCCTCGCCACCATCGCGGCGGGCGTCGCCACCGGCGTCTTCTACGCGGTGATGAGCTTCCTCAGCCGGAACGTCCTGATCGACACCGTCTACGCCCTCGGCCTGATGATCTGCTTCTACTACTCGATCACGGCCTTCGCCTGCGCCTGGTTCTTCCGCGCCGAGCTGCGCCGGTCGGCGCGCGACGCGCTCTTCAAGGGCGTCTTCCCGGTGCTGGGCGGCCTGCTGCTGGCTGCCGTCTTCGGCAAGACCCTGTACGACATGTGGGACCCCTCCTACGGCAGCGGCAGCTCGGTCCTCGGCGTCGGCTCGGTCTTCGTCATCGGCGTGGGCCTGCTGCTGGTCGGGGTGGTCATCATGCTGGTGATGCGGCGCCGCAGCCCCGCGTTCTTCCGGGGTGAAGTACTGACCGGCTCCACGTCGGCCCTGGTCGTGGCGGACTAG